From the Syngnathoides biaculeatus isolate LvHL_M chromosome 10, ASM1980259v1, whole genome shotgun sequence genome, one window contains:
- the LOC133507020 gene encoding lysyl oxidase homolog 2A-like isoform X1, whose amino-acid sequence MMAHRAMSRWLSCATLCTWLLCSVQSETSTPAIQLRLVGDKRKKHEGRVEVLYKGEWGTVCDDDFSIYAAQVVCRELGFVDAEAWSPSAKYGRGHGRIWLDNVDCNGREKSLAECRSNGFGVTDCKHSEDVGVVCSQQRIAGFKFIRTRANSEEGLPVNVEDVRIRATYSHRKRIPITEGFLEVKDGGKWRQICNADWTGMNSRVICGMYGFPADKRFNNKPYKLLAKRRKKNYWGFGVNCTGNEADLSDCKLGRETVLKGNDTCKEGMPVVVSCVPGRTFAPSLSTGFRKAYKVEQPLVRLKGGAMIGEGRVEVLRNGEWGTVCDDNWNIQAATVVCRELGFGSAKEALTGASFGQGIGPVHMNKVECSGFEKSLTECRFNRDALDCSHEEDVAVKCNVPAMGFKNRLRLSGGRNPYEGRVEVLMDRNGSLVWGQVCSDSWGTMEAMVVCKQLGLGFANHAFQETWYWQTEGSSDNIVMSGVRCSGTELTLDQCLHHGKHIQCLKGGGRFAAGVTCTLTAPDLVLDAQAVEQTAYLEDRPMYALQCAQEEKCLSSSADNADQNSYRRLLRFSSKIHNKGQSDFRPRAGHQSWTWHECHRHFHSMEVFTHYDLMNVNGTKVAEGHKASFCLEDTRCEEGIEKKYECANFGAQGITVGCSDTYRHDIDCQWIDITDVPPGNYILQVVINPNYEVAESDYTNNIMKCRSRYDGNRIWMYNCLIGGSRSSETEETFPGLLTNQLSHR is encoded by the exons ATGATGGCACACCGAGCAATGAGCCGATGGCTTTCATGTGCCACGCTGTGCACGTGGCTGCTGTGCAGCGTCCAAAGCGAGACCAGCACTCCTGCCATACAGCTACGTCTGGTCGGGGACAAACGGAAGAAGCACGAGGGCCGAGTGGAAGTTCTCTACAAAGGCGAGTGGGGGACGGTGTGCGACGATGACTTCTCCATCTACGCCGCGCAGGTGGTGTGCAGAGAGCTCGGCTTCGTGGACGCCGAGGCGTGGTCGCCCTCGGCGAAGTACGGCAGGGGCCACG GGCGTATCTGGCTAGACAATGTGGACTGTAACGGTAGAGAGAAGAGCCTCGCCGAGTGTCGGTCCAACGGCTTTGGAGTGACCGACTGCAAACATTCAGAAGACGTCGGGGTGGTGTGCTCCCAGCAACGCATTGCCGGCTTCAAGTTTATCCGCACCCGGGCCAACAGTGAGGAG GGTTTGCCAGTGAATGTGGAGGACGTTCGGATCAGGGCCACGTATTCTCACAGGAAAAGGATACCAATCACCGAAGGCTTTTTGGAAgtgaaagatggaggcaagtGGAGGCAGATCTGCAACGCAGATTGGACGGGGATGAACAGCAGGGTCATCTGTGGCATGTACGGCTTCCCCGCGGACAAGCGCTTCAACAACAAGCCCTACAA GTTGCTGGCTAAGCGGCGCAAGAAGAACTACTGGGGTTTCGGCGTCAACTGCACCGGCAACGAGGCTGACCTGTCCGATTGCAAACTGGGTAGGGAGACCGTGCTGAAGGGCAACGACACCTGCAAGGAGGGCATGCCCGTAGTGGTCAGCTGTGTCCCTGGACGGACCTTCGCTCCCAGCCTGAGCACCGGCTTCAGGAAGGCGTACAAGGTGGAG CAACCCCTGGTGCGACTCAAAGGCGGTGCCATGATAGGGGAGGGCCGCGTAGAGGTGTTAAGGAACGGCGAGTGGGGCACGGTGTGCGACGACAACTGGAACATTCAAGCGGCCACCGTAGTTTGCCGGGAGCTGGGCTTCGGCAGCGCCAAAGAGGCTTTGACCGGTGCCAGTTTTGGACAAG GTATCGGTCCAGTGCACATGAACAAAGTGGAGTGTTCTGGCTTTGAGAAATCCCTGACGGAGTGTCGCTTCAACCGAGATGCCCTCGACTGCAGCCACGAGGAAGACGTCGCGGTCAAGTGCAATGTTCCTGCAATGGGCTTTAAGAACAGA CTCCGTTTGTCCGGTGGACGTAATCCCTACGAGGGCCGCGTGGAAGTTCTTATGGACAGGAACGGCTCTCTGGTGTGGGGGCAGGTGTGCAGTGACAGCTGGGGGACCATGGAGGCCATGGTGGTGTGCAAGCAGCTGGGCTTGGGTTTTGCCAATCACGCCTTCCAG GAAACCTGGTACTGGCAAACAGAAGGTTCTTCTGATAATATTGTGATGAGCGGAGTGAGATGCTCTGGAACTGAGCTGACTTTGGATCAGTGCCTCCATCATGGGAAACACATTCAATGTCTTAAAGGGGGCGGACGCTTTGCTGCCGGGGTTACCTGTACTCTGA CGGCCCCCGACCTGGTCCTGGACGCCCAAGCAGTGGAGCAGACTGCATACTTGGAGGACAGACCGATGTATGCCCTCCAGTGTGCCCAGGAGGAGAAGTGTTTGTCCAGCAGCGCCGACAACGCTGACCAGAACTCTTACCGCCGTCTTCTGCGCTTCTCCTCCAAGATCCACAACAAGGGCCAGTCGGACTTCAGGCCGAGGGCCGGTCATCAGTCCTGGACCTGGCATGAATGCCACAG ACATTTCCACAGCATGGAGGTGTTCACCCACTACGACTTGATGAATGTGAACGGAACAAAAGTGGCGGAGGGTCACAAAGCCAGCTTCTGTTTGGAGGACACGCGTTGTGAAGAAG GCATTGAGAAGAAATACGAATGTGCCAACTTTGGAGCACAGGGGATCACGGTGGGCTGCTCGGACACCTACAGGCATGACATTGACTGCCAGTGGATTGACATCACAGATGTTCCACCTGGCAACTACATTCTCCAG GTTGTGATCAATCCAAACTACGAGGTTGCAGAATCTGATTATACCAACAACATAATGAAGTGCCGCAGCCGCTATGACGGCAATCGCATCTGGATGTACAACTGCCTAATAG GTGGCTCGCGAAGTTCAGAAACCGAGGAAACCTTTCCCGGACTGCTGACCAATCAGCTTTCGCACAGGTAG
- the LOC133507020 gene encoding lysyl oxidase homolog 2A-like isoform X2, protein MNKVECSGFEKSLTECRFNRDALDCSHEEDVAVKCNVPAMGFKNRLRLSGGRNPYEGRVEVLMDRNGSLVWGQVCSDSWGTMEAMVVCKQLGLGFANHAFQETWYWQTEGSSDNIVMSGVRCSGTELTLDQCLHHGKHIQCLKGGGRFAAGVTCTLTAPDLVLDAQAVEQTAYLEDRPMYALQCAQEEKCLSSSADNADQNSYRRLLRFSSKIHNKGQSDFRPRAGHQSWTWHECHRHFHSMEVFTHYDLMNVNGTKVAEGHKASFCLEDTRCEEGIEKKYECANFGAQGITVGCSDTYRHDIDCQWIDITDVPPGNYILQVVINPNYEVAESDYTNNIMKCRSRYDGNRIWMYNCLIGGSRSSETEETFPGLLTNQLSHR, encoded by the exons ATGAACAAAGTGGAGTGTTCTGGCTTTGAGAAATCCCTGACGGAGTGTCGCTTCAACCGAGATGCCCTCGACTGCAGCCACGAGGAAGACGTCGCGGTCAAGTGCAATGTTCCTGCAATGGGCTTTAAGAACAGA CTCCGTTTGTCCGGTGGACGTAATCCCTACGAGGGCCGCGTGGAAGTTCTTATGGACAGGAACGGCTCTCTGGTGTGGGGGCAGGTGTGCAGTGACAGCTGGGGGACCATGGAGGCCATGGTGGTGTGCAAGCAGCTGGGCTTGGGTTTTGCCAATCACGCCTTCCAG GAAACCTGGTACTGGCAAACAGAAGGTTCTTCTGATAATATTGTGATGAGCGGAGTGAGATGCTCTGGAACTGAGCTGACTTTGGATCAGTGCCTCCATCATGGGAAACACATTCAATGTCTTAAAGGGGGCGGACGCTTTGCTGCCGGGGTTACCTGTACTCTGA CGGCCCCCGACCTGGTCCTGGACGCCCAAGCAGTGGAGCAGACTGCATACTTGGAGGACAGACCGATGTATGCCCTCCAGTGTGCCCAGGAGGAGAAGTGTTTGTCCAGCAGCGCCGACAACGCTGACCAGAACTCTTACCGCCGTCTTCTGCGCTTCTCCTCCAAGATCCACAACAAGGGCCAGTCGGACTTCAGGCCGAGGGCCGGTCATCAGTCCTGGACCTGGCATGAATGCCACAG ACATTTCCACAGCATGGAGGTGTTCACCCACTACGACTTGATGAATGTGAACGGAACAAAAGTGGCGGAGGGTCACAAAGCCAGCTTCTGTTTGGAGGACACGCGTTGTGAAGAAG GCATTGAGAAGAAATACGAATGTGCCAACTTTGGAGCACAGGGGATCACGGTGGGCTGCTCGGACACCTACAGGCATGACATTGACTGCCAGTGGATTGACATCACAGATGTTCCACCTGGCAACTACATTCTCCAG GTTGTGATCAATCCAAACTACGAGGTTGCAGAATCTGATTATACCAACAACATAATGAAGTGCCGCAGCCGCTATGACGGCAATCGCATCTGGATGTACAACTGCCTAATAG GTGGCTCGCGAAGTTCAGAAACCGAGGAAACCTTTCCCGGACTGCTGACCAATCAGCTTTCGCACAGGTAG